A DNA window from Nymphalis io chromosome 28, ilAglIoxx1.1, whole genome shotgun sequence contains the following coding sequences:
- the LOC126779288 gene encoding uncharacterized protein LOC126779288, translated as MFVFKIISISVLLGVTPVVSGFEDYDDLYDDENTEYYDDYYKVEDTMPDANDTSSSNRTKRYQDKSTMSLEDKQDVEGALQQLLPNIRAENLFTAPSTESTYLSRYFDESNASTQTYSTINTQTLNAITIDDAETATSPRQTVIEKFTDTLTTEDTFKNLFNQIPKRSSAYVKSKKHTKHLSQRVDDVGATMKLLRDSNTATVEKTKNEIVSDHTTQTEAVTTPSPTTRRDLDIPRLLDIIADLASEFETNLTRKLNETLFNMSIPTCTTPTTEAPTTSEYDANYTGATIAKCFVCGLDIPGIPQHAQCADAFAGDFLPLVPVDASAKGKISSFKKYCKYSNIPGYVTNFTHSRAIYGRWTGGCAVRWVDLSGVYTQRTCRSRLQPTMGKHFASKRMAKLERSLWNIDNGCIISPVATLLPLSRGISLYARFHSCVCTGNWCNSAYVNRPWTSCYLILFVFDLCIAHFSYMNLDSEI; from the exons ATgttcgtttttaaaattatcagtaTATCCGTCTTGCTGGGGGTAACCCCTGTTGTTTCGGGGTTCGAGGATTATGACGATTTGTACGATGATGAAAACACGGAGTATTACGATGATTATTATAAGGTTGAAG acACAATGCCCGATGCAAACGACACCAGTTCATCGAACAGAACTAAAAGATACCAAGATAAATCTACCATGAGTCTTGAGGATAAACAAGATGTTGAAG gaGCTTTGCAACAGTTGCTACCCAACATACGAGCAGAAAATCTATTTACGGCACCTTCAACTGAATCAACTTATTTATCTCGATATTTTGATGAATCAAATGCTAGCACACAAACATACAGCACTATTAACACGCAAACATTGAATGCAATCACTATTGATGATGCCGAAACAGCTACATCGCCACGACAAACTGTAATAGAAAAGTTTACAGATACCTTGACAACGGAGGatacttttaaaaatctatttaaccAAATCCCAAAACGTTCCTCGGCGTATGTTAAATCTAAGAAACACACCAAGCATTTATCACAGAGGGTTGATGATGTAGGTGCTACTATGAAACTACTACGGGATTCTAATACTGCTACggtagaaaaaacaaaaaatgaaataGTTTCAGACCATACAACACAAACAGAAGCAGTCACAACACCAAGCCCCACAACGAGACGTGATTTGGATATACCACGTCTTTTGGACATTATAGCTGACCTAGCGAGCGAATTTGAAACTAATTTGACGAGGAAGTTAAATGAGACACTCTTCAATATGTCTATACCGACTTGTACGACGCCAACGACTGAAGCCCCAACGACTTCAGAGTACGATGCGAATTACACGGGCGCTACCATCGCTAAG TGCTTCGTTTGTGGCCTGGACATCCCCGGGATCCCGCAGCACGCGCAATGTGCGGACGCGTTTGCTGGAGACTTCCTACCCCTCGTGCCAGTGGATGCCTCCGCTAAGGGCAAGATATCgtcctttaaaaaatattgcaaatattcTAATAT ACCAGGTTATGTGACGAATTTCACCCATTCGAGAGCGATCTACGGTCGGTGGACAGGTGGCTGCGCGGTTCGGTGGGTCGATTTGAGTGGTGTTTACACCCAGCGAACGTGCAGGAGTCGTCTCCAACCGACTATGGGTAAACATTTCGCTAGCAAGCGGATGGCTAAACTGGAGAGAAGTTTGTGG aacaTTGATAATGGCTGTATTATAAGTCCCGTGGCAACATTGCTTCCACTTTCCCGCGGTATATCGTTGTACGCTCGTTTCCATTCCTGCGTGTGTACGGGCAACTGGTGTAATTCGGCTTACGTTAACCGACCGTGGACGTCgtgctatttaatattattcgtcTTTGATTTGTGTATAGCTCACTTTAGTTATATGAATCTCGATAGTGAAATTtag